In a genomic window of Croceibacterium sp. TMG7-5b_MA50:
- a CDS encoding autotransporter-associated beta strand repeat-containing protein produces MKNRVKLLASTALVMSVAMGVVDARAQTATIVDGAGQKGYIISGDVPPVNGTVRPAVTTVGNDAQATVFTNFNTEGGAGSGGGGGFGGVFFVDQGAALTLNNVSFSSNITKGGEGGGAPIFSVAPQVFSLASNSADAAAIQLYFPQITASYTGGQLQITGFTIAQENPLIGIGAGVALGGGSVGATVGSITTDGAGNQVVQFAQPFTLPSDNVIAASYQAAANGDPAGYYVSGSIDPAKLLPGAAVYGTGVAAGVTVKTVTYDSNQKVKSFTLSDGSTGATNIAVASAQQFEITRFAASAGSQLSNVIAPPAGTTLAGFEVGMTVTGNGVPPGTTVTGIDAETGAITLSNQVNLNTVTSLKAASNPVVSNGANAVVKVNSTAGMTLGQTISGQGIPAGTTILAINDDEITLSNAVGAEGLNAIAKGKMLVTLSPVASIDTGARTVTLVSISGMKIGQVLTGDPSIPANAVVTGIDPVTRTVSYRIDPSVANLVKGGSMNGIVSAGAIGANGGNGRTASNFNAILNDGEGSSGTNGYNAGAGIAAAGGNGGSGGSGSSGAPINTALVINVADLGIEVGIKAAEVAGALATFPPGAALSAALAVETARAGVLLAKAIVDLATWNVDLANGKVAFGGSGGQGGQGGDGATFFGGGAGGGGGSGGGGALRITDGGAGGDGGDGGAGGFGAGGGSGGAGGAGGSGGQSLSGSAGAGGEAGFGAGAGSSDGRGGGGGSGYGGAIFVRDGGVLQITGDALFDNNAALAGSSNNGGLSGNAAGSDLFMMRGSSVTLSPGEGKVITFNGTIADDSAASIGGSSIASGYGADIHIAGGGLVRFNNANTYTGTTYLHGGTLRADDGVGIHANSHILFSGAGTIGGATQLSTTDAGTLLTSGTMTRRVGVQPNQVSWTDATQTAGGSGGFAALANGLTLNFGSLNGGQGQDLTWNAGGFVRTADTLVFGSNAAEATGAVRLQNNINLNGNNGKIAVYDNAGGTGDFALLTGNVTNGYLTANSVNYAGQLYLTGQNTLRGITVNNGLVSTRLGEQSGRLMDAAHGGYAIVNGGTLRLANGEKLTSVTVGSAGTLLADGVTSTAGIANAGSIRFGMAATTGDIQNTGRLVFNDLVNAGNVANLIDGANIGTILQNGDMTALTVTNNGTWAMNAGLTAAGVVYNNGLLTVTGDRTLRTVAFVGNGDGAVLLGGVDGTAGSLTIEQAGYGSFAGVFAGEGSLTKTGLGRLALTGQNSFTGGLEIKAGGLETYLGGTLADTLDVSVADGAYYLNGTADVIGNLTNAGQTIAFNNLGVASLTNAATGYMRVDNGFVSAGDVTNAGSLWMHDGSISHVKGKLVNTGEFDNLGQLLVDGEVRNEAGASFEVFGSGASQFGSLANAGTIHAAHSLTVTGAVDNAATGTINLHTGSAAQLGSLTNAGTIVSDDVLTVAGAYTQNAGTLTVNADLSTGSLSGEGGDIVLNGGTRMLVNQGADGSYAGTLTGTGTLTKTGAATLTLAGGEDSIAPTSLTVAQGQVIAANADIFGDALAVGVAAPGVLSIDGNQAIATLVNQGIVRLNADLATSGGTVNDGRTEVSGIRRLYTTTFAGAPSGEVVLNEAAGLTIDQSGDSTYAGIFSGAGTLAKTGAGTLTLTGASTHTGGLAVAAGTLDTTGGGTLADTLDITVARDAVYTIGTADVVRGVTNAGTLTARADYGVASLANSGTATVEAQFLANGDVGNSGLLALGSQSASRVGGKLTNSGTVTAAGTLLVDGDLANEAGAQLRLASGGGSRLASLTNAGAVDAAHTLVVTGAVANAASGSITFQNGSNPLLGSLTNAGTIVSNDVLTVAGAYTQNAGTLTANADMATGSLSGEGGTIVLNANRLTINQTADGTYKGAITGSGTVTKTGTATLTLAGVVDSFAPSLLAIEQGQLTVANAGLLDDALIVSIAAPATLALQADQTIRDLTGAGTLNIADNTLTLATGGNFTGQVNGTGRIALASGALNLNTAGTVSSASLTVRPGSTLNVSSSTTLKTGTLNASNSTVNLAGTATATSTTLTDGSSLHLGNSIAVNMPGAILGHLTSDTTVIDGNARISGNGTVSGSTRVGGNTRGVIAPGNSPGIMTFNDLSLGNNALVVIEIDGNAGAGVAGGFDRVIVDGRLNLSGTSVLALDQSGAGNSYELPVGTAIQVLQYAPGAVSGSFGSVTQAGFGQNLALNLSNGTVVGMGSYTPQSLSDTVAITASQEGALSAMLVSTAGGVPQYHGGNLLQALTANVAGEREATQASFARWSPDAYAGITDGMRASMIDGLVDVGDYQTLNAGETAITGGIAGGALRGIDRDGYARNRFHDTAYQIGVSHDLSMLRVNVSYVHSQGGFRSANMDADLNGNQVGLSLSAPLTGDQALRLIGRVAYGSYTADGTRNAIAGAARFGSVDAESVVYGGGLGYRQQFGRVWLNTSAEVLGINQTVDAFEETGENGFDLFRIARQQRDTGFGRLNTQLGYAISPAAQAFVKVGYVHEFKDGLTAIDAQTVIDPVSVTMTNAGLGRDRVDAGIGAQYDVTRRLRIGVEGSAGNYGSYRVGGTIRLVM; encoded by the coding sequence GTGAAGAATCGGGTGAAATTGCTGGCGTCGACCGCCTTGGTGATGAGCGTGGCGATGGGCGTGGTGGATGCGCGCGCGCAGACCGCGACGATCGTCGATGGCGCGGGGCAGAAGGGTTACATCATTTCCGGCGACGTGCCGCCGGTCAACGGGACCGTGCGCCCGGCCGTGACAACGGTCGGCAACGATGCGCAGGCAACGGTGTTCACCAACTTCAACACGGAAGGCGGCGCCGGATCGGGCGGCGGCGGCGGCTTCGGCGGCGTGTTCTTCGTCGACCAGGGCGCGGCGCTGACGCTGAACAATGTCAGCTTCTCCAGCAACATCACCAAGGGCGGCGAGGGCGGCGGCGCGCCGATCTTCTCGGTCGCTCCGCAGGTCTTCTCACTGGCGAGCAATTCGGCCGACGCGGCGGCCATCCAGCTCTATTTCCCGCAGATCACGGCCAGCTACACCGGCGGTCAGCTGCAGATCACCGGCTTCACCATCGCGCAGGAAAACCCGCTGATCGGCATCGGCGCGGGTGTCGCGCTCGGCGGCGGCAGCGTGGGCGCGACGGTCGGCTCCATCACCACCGATGGCGCCGGCAACCAGGTCGTCCAGTTCGCGCAGCCGTTCACCTTGCCGAGCGACAATGTCATCGCCGCCAGCTACCAGGCGGCCGCCAACGGCGACCCGGCGGGCTATTACGTCAGCGGTTCGATCGATCCTGCCAAGCTGCTGCCGGGTGCGGCGGTGTACGGCACCGGCGTTGCGGCGGGCGTGACGGTGAAGACCGTCACCTATGACAGCAACCAGAAGGTGAAGAGCTTCACCCTGTCCGATGGCTCCACCGGCGCCACCAACATCGCGGTCGCATCGGCCCAGCAGTTCGAAATCACGCGCTTCGCCGCTTCCGCCGGCTCGCAGCTGTCCAACGTCATCGCCCCGCCCGCGGGCACTACGCTCGCCGGGTTCGAGGTGGGCATGACCGTGACCGGCAACGGCGTTCCCCCCGGCACCACCGTCACCGGCATCGATGCGGAAACCGGCGCGATCACCCTGTCCAACCAGGTCAACCTCAACACCGTCACTTCCCTGAAGGCGGCGTCCAACCCGGTCGTGTCGAATGGCGCGAATGCGGTGGTGAAGGTGAACTCCACCGCCGGCATGACCCTCGGGCAGACGATCAGCGGGCAGGGCATCCCGGCCGGCACGACCATTCTGGCGATCAACGATGACGAGATCACGCTCAGCAATGCGGTCGGCGCGGAGGGTCTGAACGCGATCGCCAAGGGCAAGATGCTGGTGACGCTGAGCCCGGTGGCCAGCATCGACACCGGCGCGCGCACCGTGACGCTGGTGTCGATCAGCGGCATGAAGATCGGCCAGGTGCTGACCGGCGATCCGTCGATCCCGGCGAATGCGGTGGTGACCGGGATTGATCCCGTCACCCGCACGGTCAGCTATCGCATCGATCCCTCTGTCGCCAATCTGGTGAAGGGCGGCTCCATGAACGGGATCGTGTCCGCGGGCGCGATCGGCGCCAATGGTGGCAACGGCCGTACCGCCAGCAACTTCAACGCGATCCTGAATGATGGCGAGGGGTCGAGCGGCACGAACGGCTACAATGCGGGCGCCGGCATCGCGGCCGCCGGCGGCAATGGTGGTTCGGGCGGCAGCGGCAGCAGCGGCGCGCCGATCAACACCGCGCTGGTGATCAACGTCGCCGATCTGGGTATCGAGGTCGGCATCAAGGCGGCGGAAGTCGCCGGTGCGCTCGCCACCTTCCCCCCGGGCGCCGCCCTGTCCGCCGCGCTTGCGGTGGAAACGGCGCGCGCGGGCGTGCTGCTGGCGAAGGCGATCGTCGATCTCGCGACCTGGAATGTCGATCTCGCCAACGGCAAGGTCGCCTTCGGCGGTTCCGGCGGCCAGGGCGGCCAGGGCGGTGACGGCGCGACCTTTTTTGGCGGCGGCGCTGGCGGCGGCGGCGGTTCGGGCGGCGGCGGTGCGCTGCGCATCACCGATGGCGGTGCCGGCGGTGATGGTGGCGACGGTGGCGCGGGCGGCTTCGGCGCGGGCGGCGGTTCCGGCGGTGCCGGGGGCGCGGGTGGATCGGGCGGGCAGAGCCTGTCCGGATCCGCGGGCGCCGGTGGCGAGGCGGGCTTCGGCGCGGGTGCCGGCTCGTCGGATGGTCGCGGCGGCGGCGGCGGATCGGGCTATGGCGGCGCGATCTTCGTGCGCGATGGCGGCGTGCTGCAGATCACCGGCGACGCGCTGTTCGACAACAATGCGGCGCTTGCCGGGTCGAGCAACAATGGTGGCCTGTCCGGCAATGCCGCGGGCAGCGACCTGTTCATGATGCGCGGCTCGTCCGTCACGCTCTCCCCGGGGGAGGGCAAGGTCATCACCTTCAACGGCACGATCGCGGATGACAGCGCTGCCAGCATCGGCGGCAGCTCCATCGCGTCGGGCTATGGTGCGGACATCCACATCGCGGGCGGCGGGCTGGTCCGGTTCAACAACGCCAACACCTATACCGGCACGACATACCTGCACGGCGGCACGCTGCGCGCCGATGATGGCGTGGGCATCCATGCCAACAGCCACATCCTGTTCAGCGGCGCCGGCACGATCGGCGGCGCGACCCAGCTTTCGACCACGGACGCGGGCACGCTGCTGACCTCGGGCACGATGACGCGCCGCGTCGGCGTGCAGCCCAACCAGGTATCGTGGACCGATGCCACGCAGACGGCGGGTGGCAGCGGCGGTTTCGCCGCGCTGGCGAACGGGCTGACGCTGAACTTCGGTTCCCTGAATGGCGGCCAGGGGCAGGACCTGACCTGGAACGCCGGTGGCTTCGTCCGCACGGCCGACACGCTGGTGTTCGGCTCCAACGCGGCGGAGGCGACGGGCGCCGTCCGCCTGCAGAACAACATCAACCTGAACGGGAACAACGGCAAGATCGCGGTCTATGACAATGCAGGGGGCACGGGCGATTTCGCCTTGCTGACGGGCAATGTCACGAACGGCTACCTGACCGCCAACAGCGTCAATTATGCGGGCCAGCTTTATCTGACCGGGCAGAACACGCTGCGCGGCATCACGGTCAATAACGGCCTCGTCTCGACCAGGCTGGGCGAGCAGTCGGGCCGCCTGATGGATGCGGCGCATGGCGGCTACGCCATCGTGAACGGCGGCACGCTGCGCCTCGCCAATGGGGAGAAGCTGACCAGCGTCACCGTCGGCTCCGCCGGTACCCTGCTGGCCGATGGCGTGACCAGCACGGCCGGGATCGCCAATGCGGGTTCGATCCGCTTCGGCATGGCTGCCACGACCGGGGACATCCAGAACACCGGTCGTCTGGTGTTCAACGACCTCGTCAACGCCGGCAACGTCGCCAACCTGATCGACGGCGCGAACATTGGCACGATCCTGCAGAACGGCGACATGACGGCCCTTACGGTGACCAACAATGGCACCTGGGCGATGAATGCCGGGCTGACCGCCGCGGGCGTGGTCTACAACAATGGCCTTCTCACCGTGACCGGCGACCGCACGCTGCGGACCGTCGCGTTCGTCGGCAATGGCGACGGCGCGGTGCTGCTGGGCGGCGTCGACGGAACGGCCGGGTCGCTGACGATCGAACAGGCGGGTTACGGCTCGTTTGCCGGTGTCTTCGCGGGCGAAGGCAGCCTGACCAAGACCGGTCTGGGCCGCCTGGCGCTGACCGGGCAGAACAGCTTCACCGGTGGGCTGGAGATCAAGGCGGGCGGACTCGAGACCTATCTGGGCGGCACCCTGGCGGACACGCTGGATGTGTCGGTGGCCGACGGCGCCTATTACCTGAACGGTACAGCCGATGTGATCGGCAACCTCACCAATGCCGGCCAGACGATCGCGTTCAACAATCTGGGCGTGGCATCGCTGACCAACGCCGCGACCGGCTATATGCGGGTCGACAACGGCTTCGTTTCGGCGGGCGACGTGACCAATGCCGGGTCGCTGTGGATGCACGATGGGTCGATCAGCCATGTGAAGGGCAAGCTGGTCAACACGGGCGAATTCGACAATCTCGGCCAGCTGCTGGTAGACGGGGAAGTCCGCAACGAAGCAGGCGCCAGCTTCGAGGTGTTCGGCTCCGGCGCCAGCCAGTTCGGCAGCCTGGCCAATGCCGGCACGATCCACGCCGCCCACTCGCTGACGGTCACCGGCGCGGTCGATAACGCGGCGACGGGTACGATCAACCTGCACACGGGCTCCGCAGCGCAGCTGGGCAGCCTGACGAATGCGGGCACCATCGTCAGCGACGATGTACTGACCGTGGCGGGCGCCTACACCCAGAACGCCGGCACGCTGACCGTCAATGCCGACCTCTCCACCGGATCGCTGTCCGGCGAAGGCGGCGACATCGTGCTGAACGGCGGGACGCGCATGCTGGTGAACCAGGGCGCCGACGGCAGCTATGCCGGCACGCTGACGGGCACCGGTACGCTGACCAAGACCGGCGCCGCCACGCTGACGCTGGCGGGCGGGGAGGACAGCATCGCGCCGACCTCGCTGACCGTGGCCCAGGGTCAGGTGATCGCGGCCAATGCCGACATCTTCGGCGATGCGCTGGCGGTGGGCGTCGCTGCACCGGGCGTGCTGTCGATCGACGGCAACCAGGCGATCGCCACGCTGGTGAACCAGGGCATCGTCCGCCTCAACGCCGACCTCGCCACCAGCGGCGGCACCGTGAATGACGGCCGTACGGAGGTGAGCGGCATCCGCCGGCTGTACACCACCACCTTTGCCGGCGCGCCGAGCGGCGAGGTCGTGCTGAACGAGGCAGCGGGGCTGACGATCGACCAGTCGGGCGACAGCACCTATGCCGGCATCTTCAGCGGCGCGGGCACGCTGGCCAAGACCGGCGCGGGCACGCTGACGCTGACCGGCGCCAGCACCCACACCGGCGGCCTGGCGGTGGCTGCGGGCACGCTCGACACCACCGGCGGCGGCACCCTGGCCGACACGCTGGACATCACGGTGGCACGCGATGCGGTCTACACCATCGGCACGGCCGACGTGGTCCGCGGCGTCACCAATGCCGGCACGCTGACGGCCAGGGCGGACTACGGCGTCGCCTCGCTCGCCAACAGCGGGACGGCCACGGTGGAGGCACAGTTCCTCGCCAATGGTGACGTGGGCAACAGCGGCCTGCTGGCGCTCGGCAGCCAGTCCGCCTCGCGCGTCGGCGGCAAGCTCACCAACAGCGGCACCGTCACCGCCGCCGGCACGCTGCTGGTGGACGGCGACCTCGCCAACGAGGCGGGTGCGCAGCTGCGGCTCGCCAGCGGCGGCGGCAGCCGGTTGGCCAGCCTGACCAATGCGGGCGCGGTCGATGCGGCGCACACGCTGGTCGTGACCGGCGCGGTGGCCAACGCCGCCTCGGGCTCGATCACCTTCCAGAACGGCTCGAACCCGCTGCTGGGCAGCCTGACCAACGCCGGCACGATCGTCAGCAACGACGTGCTGACCGTGGCGGGCGCCTACACCCAGAACGCCGGCACGCTGACCGCCAATGCCGACATGGCCACCGGATCGCTGTCCGGCGAAGGCGGCACCATCGTGCTCAATGCCAACCGCCTGACCATCAACCAGACGGCTGACGGCACCTACAAGGGGGCGATCACCGGCAGCGGGACCGTGACCAAGACCGGGACCGCCACGCTGACGCTGGCGGGCGTGGTCGACAGCTTCGCGCCGTCGCTGCTGGCGATCGAGCAGGGGCAGCTGACCGTCGCCAATGCCGGTTTGCTGGATGACGCGCTGATCGTGTCCATCGCGGCGCCTGCCACCCTGGCGTTGCAGGCCGACCAGACCATCCGCGACCTGACCGGCGCGGGCACGCTGAACATCGCGGACAACACCCTGACCCTTGCCACCGGCGGCAACTTCACGGGGCAGGTGAACGGGACCGGGCGCATTGCGCTCGCCTCGGGCGCGCTGAACCTCAACACCGCCGGCACGGTATCCAGCGCGTCGCTGACGGTGCGGCCGGGCAGCACGCTGAATGTCAGCAGCTCGACCACGCTGAAGACCGGCACGCTGAATGCCAGCAACAGCACGGTCAACCTGGCGGGCACGGCCACGGCGACCAGCACCACGCTCACCGATGGCAGCTCGCTGCACCTCGGCAACAGCATCGCGGTCAACATGCCGGGCGCGATCCTTGGTCACCTGACCAGTGACACGACGGTGATCGACGGCAATGCGCGGATCAGCGGCAACGGCACGGTCAGCGGCAGCACCCGCGTCGGTGGCAACACCCGCGGCGTGATCGCCCCGGGCAACTCGCCGGGCATCATGACCTTCAACGACCTGTCGCTGGGCAACAATGCCCTGGTCGTGATCGAGATCGACGGCAATGCGGGTGCGGGCGTCGCGGGCGGGTTCGACCGGGTGATCGTGGACGGCAGGCTGAACCTGTCGGGCACGTCGGTGCTGGCCCTGGACCAGAGCGGTGCGGGCAACAGCTACGAGCTGCCGGTCGGCACGGCGATCCAGGTGCTGCAGTATGCCCCGGGTGCCGTCAGCGGTTCGTTCGGGTCGGTGACGCAGGCAGGCTTCGGCCAGAACCTGGCGCTGAACCTGTCGAACGGCACGGTCGTCGGCATGGGGTCCTACACGCCGCAAAGCCTGTCGGACACGGTGGCGATCACCGCCAGCCAGGAAGGCGCGCTGTCCGCGATGCTGGTCAGCACGGCGGGCGGGGTACCGCAATACCACGGCGGCAACCTGCTACAGGCGCTGACCGCCAACGTGGCGGGCGAGCGTGAGGCCACGCAGGCGAGCTTCGCCCGCTGGTCGCCCGATGCTTATGCCGGCATCACCGACGGGATGCGCGCATCCATGATCGACGGCCTGGTCGATGTGGGCGACTACCAGACGCTGAATGCGGGCGAGACGGCGATCACCGGTGGTATCGCCGGCGGGGCGCTGCGCGGGATCGATCGGGACGGCTATGCCCGCAACCGGTTCCATGACACCGCCTACCAGATCGGCGTCAGCCACGACCTGTCCATGCTGCGGGTCAATGTCAGCTATGTCCATTCGCAAGGCGGTTTCCGCAGTGCGAACATGGATGCGGATCTGAACGGCAACCAGGTCGGGCTGAGCCTGTCGGCCCCGCTGACCGGGGACCAGGCGCTGCGCCTGATTGGCCGGGTCGCCTATGGCAGCTACACCGCGGACGGGACGCGCAACGCCATTGCCGGCGCTGCCCGCTTCGGCTCGGTGGATGCGGAAAGCGTCGTCTATGGCGGCGGCCTGGGTTACCGGCAGCAGTTCGGCCGTGTCTGGCTGAACACCTCGGCAGAGGTGCTGGGCATCAACCAGACGGTCGATGCTTTCGAGGAGACGGGCGAGAACGGGTTCGACCTGTTCCGGATCGCCAGGCAGCAGCGTGACACCGGCTTCGGCCGCCTGAACACGCAGCTTGGCTATGCCATCAGCCCGGCCGCGCAGGCGTTCGTGAAGGTCGGCTACGTCCACGAGTTCAAAGACGGACTGACCGCGATCGACGCCCAGACGGTCATCGATCCGGTCAGCGTGACCATGACCAATGCGGGCCTCGGCCGCGACCGGGTCGATGCCGGGATCGGTGCGCAGTACGACGTCACCCGTCGCCTGCGGATCGGTGTGGAGGGCAGCGCCGGCAATTACGGCAGCTACCGCGTCGGGGGCACCATCCGCCTCGTCATGTGA
- a CDS encoding FecR domain-containing protein yields the protein MSHTDEATAWAARMDAGPLADADRIALDRWLAADPLNKGALLRAQAMLCLIYEAPDRAAEMDGGPAAVAPQAEAPGIAAPARRWRWPVGFAATAAVAAAAATLLLLPGKPVSADYATRTGEVRRVALDDGSRAIINTASEVEIEIGSTRRVVTLAHGEAWFNVAKDRERPFTVQAGPIRVTAVGTAFAVRRNSGSATVTVTEGRVEIRNTADPHHIVSAGAGEATTIAFAPRLPAPRIRPARESALAWRDGDIVLDGMTLQAAVDEFNRYNIRKVTIASPQIARKSMVGYFRINQPEQFAAAAAGLVGGSVEQDGNNIVIKP from the coding sequence ATGTCCCACACCGATGAGGCGACCGCGTGGGCGGCACGCATGGATGCCGGGCCGCTGGCGGATGCGGACAGGATCGCGCTCGATCGCTGGCTCGCGGCGGATCCCCTGAACAAGGGGGCGCTGCTGCGGGCGCAGGCCATGCTGTGCCTGATCTACGAGGCGCCTGACCGCGCGGCCGAGATGGACGGTGGCCCCGCTGCCGTCGCTCCGCAGGCGGAGGCGCCGGGGATCGCGGCGCCTGCCCGCCGATGGCGCTGGCCCGTCGGCTTTGCGGCAACGGCGGCTGTGGCCGCCGCCGCCGCAACCCTGCTGCTCCTGCCCGGCAAGCCGGTCAGCGCGGATTATGCCACCCGTACCGGGGAGGTGCGGCGGGTGGCGCTGGACGACGGATCACGCGCGATCATCAACACCGCGTCGGAGGTCGAGATCGAGATCGGATCGACCCGCCGGGTGGTCACGCTGGCGCATGGGGAGGCGTGGTTCAACGTCGCCAAGGATCGCGAACGCCCCTTCACCGTGCAGGCAGGGCCGATCCGCGTGACCGCCGTGGGCACCGCCTTCGCCGTGCGGCGCAATTCCGGCTCCGCGACCGTCACGGTGACGGAGGGTCGGGTCGAGATCCGCAACACGGCCGATCCGCACCACATCGTGTCCGCCGGGGCGGGGGAGGCGACCACCATCGCCTTCGCGCCACGCCTGCCTGCCCCGCGCATCCGGCCTGCCCGCGAAAGCGCCTTGGCGTGGCGCGACGGCGACATCGTGCTGGACGGCATGACGCTGCAGGCAGCGGTGGATGAATTCAACCGCTACAATATTCGCAAGGTCACGATTGCTTCTCCACAGATCGCTCGCAAGTCGATGGTGGGGTACTTTCGAATAAACCAGCCCGAACAGTTTGCCGCCGCCGCTGCGGGACTGGTCGGCGGCTCGGTCGAGCAGGACGGTAACAATATCGTCATCAAACCGTAA
- a CDS encoding sigma-70 family RNA polymerase sigma factor, which yields MPARPEIVRWIAHEILPHEADVRRWLVRRVDVHADADEIIQHAYCRLAELDYVGHVRSGRRYFFATARSILLERIRRSQIVEFRAMTDLDESSIMDDSPSPERIAGGRMQLQHVLDLLDRLPAAYRDVLLLRRLEGLSQKEAAARLGVSENVVENNVARGLRMLLHALGEQGVSLSPDPSAATRRTDVPHR from the coding sequence GTGCCTGCCAGGCCTGAAATCGTCCGCTGGATCGCGCATGAGATTTTGCCGCACGAGGCGGATGTACGGCGCTGGCTGGTCCGCCGCGTCGATGTCCACGCCGATGCGGACGAGATCATCCAGCACGCCTATTGCCGCCTGGCGGAGCTCGATTACGTCGGCCATGTGCGCAGCGGCCGGCGTTATTTCTTCGCCACCGCCCGTTCGATCCTGCTGGAACGGATCCGACGGTCGCAGATCGTCGAATTTCGCGCGATGACGGATTTGGACGAGTCATCCATCATGGATGATAGCCCATCGCCGGAGAGGATCGCAGGCGGCCGTATGCAATTGCAGCATGTCCTCGACCTGCTCGACCGGCTGCCTGCCGCTTACCGCGACGTCCTGTTGCTGCGCCGGCTGGAAGGGTTGTCGCAGAAGGAAGCGGCCGCAAGGCTCGGCGTGTCGGAGAATGTCGTCGAGAACAATGTGGCGCGGGGGTTGAGGATGCTGCTGCACGCGCTTGGAGAACAGGGCGTGAGCCTGTCGCCGGACCCATCGGCCGCCACGCGGAGGACCGATGTCCCACACCGATGA